AGTAAAAATTCCATCATCGCAGTTTGTAAAGAAGACCTTTCTTCTTCATTGACTCTGTCGGTATTGTAAAGATAGGTTCCTATAAGGTTTGCATAAAAAACTATTTCAAAGGGGTCGGTATCGCTTACAAAATGACCTGTTTCTTTTTCATCAGGCCGCTGATGCATTCCTCTGTTAAAAAGAAAATGCTGATGTTGGTTTAAAATCTTTATAATCTGTTCGGTATTTTTTTCAAAATCTTTTCTTGTACATACAAATAAAAAGTTAGGTTCCTTTATTTGTTCAAGTTTTGCTTTTTCTTGGCGGTCGTTGGTAATGGCTATAATCCCTCCGAATAAAAGCCATGGATCATCCTTTATAACCTTAACACAAGCTTCTGCATCAATATTAGGATCTCCGAAATCGATGATCTTGATTTCAGGCATTTCATATTTAAAAAATGAAACAATGTTTTCATATTTATCAAAAACTGCAATATCGACATTTTCTATGTTTTGTTTTTCGGCAGCTGTTTTTAAGCTGTTTATGGTAGTCTGTATTGTGCTTATTATAGGGACCTTTTTCATCATTATTTCCTTTAAAAAGTTATTTATATTATAGCATAAATTTGAAATACATACTATACTTTAATGATGAATATGAACGATTTATCTTTTTTTCAAGGAAAAGCTTCTCCCTTAGGCGCAAAATTAAGCCGTGATGGAGTAAATTTCAGTATCTTTTCACGAAATGCAAAAGAAATAGTTCTCCACTTATTTGAAAATGTAGAAGATTCCGAGCCGATAATTTCATATAAACTGGATCCTCAAGTAAATAAAACGGGGGATGTTTGGCATGTATTTGTTTCCGGTTTAAAAAGTTGGGCATTTTATTTGTATACGGCTGACGGAGAGTTTTCGCCTTCAGCGGGTTTTTTATTCGATGAAAATAATTACTTGCTTGACCCTTATGCAAGACTTATAAGTTCTCATTCCGTATTTAATTCGGAACAAACGTTTAATCAAAGGGATAGTAAAGCTTCCGGCGGTAAAAATCAACATAAAAGAACGGCAAAGGGATTCCCAAAATGTGTAGTTGTGGATGATAGGGAATTCGATTGGCAGGGAGATAAACCCTTAAGTATTCCGCTCCAAAGATGTGTGATATATGAAGCTCATGTAAAGGGTTTTTCTTTTTTAAACGATAAAATAAGTCCTACAAAACGGGGTAAATATTCAGGTCTTGTAGAGCTGATTCCGTATTTAAAGGATTTGGGAATTACTTCTCTTGAGCTCCTACCTGTTTTTGATTTTGATGAAAACGAAAATATGAATATAAACCCCAAAACGGGCGTTCGGCTAAAAAATTATTGGGGATACAGTACAATTGCTTTTTTTGCACCTAAGGCCCTCTATGCCGAAGATCCCGGTAATGCCGTAAACGAGTTTAAATTTATGGTCAGGGAATTTCATAAAGCAGGCATCGAAATAATCTTGGATGTGGTGTTTAACCATACTGCAGAAGGGAATGAAAACGGCCATATTTTTTCTTTTAAGGGATTTGATAATTCCATTTACTATCATCTTGAAGATAATAAGATTTATTATAAAAATTTTTCGGGCTGCGGTAACAGCCTAAAAACCTCGGAGATTCCTGTTATAAAATTTATATTGGATTGTCTGCGGTATTGGGTAACGGAAATGCATGTAGACGGATTCCGTTTTGATTTGGCTCCCGTTCTGGCACGCGATAAAACCGGAAGTATAGATTTAAATTCTTTTATGATACAGGCTATCGCAGATGACTCCGTGCTTCGTTCTACAAAGATTATAGCTGAAGCATGGGATGCCGCCGGTGCGTACATGGTAGGAAAATTTCCCGGGCGTTGGGCGGAATGGAACGATTTATTCCGTAACTCTGTCAGAGAGTTTTGGCTGCAGCCCAATCCTGATATAAGACACTTGGCAACCAGAGTAACCGGTTCTGCGGATTTATATTCTCAAAAAGGCAGAAGGCCTTATCAGTCAATAAATTTTGTTTGCTGTCATGAC
The DNA window shown above is from Treponema denticola and carries:
- the glgX gene encoding glycogen debranching protein GlgX, with the translated sequence MMNMNDLSFFQGKASPLGAKLSRDGVNFSIFSRNAKEIVLHLFENVEDSEPIISYKLDPQVNKTGDVWHVFVSGLKSWAFYLYTADGEFSPSAGFLFDENNYLLDPYARLISSHSVFNSEQTFNQRDSKASGGKNQHKRTAKGFPKCVVVDDREFDWQGDKPLSIPLQRCVIYEAHVKGFSFLNDKISPTKRGKYSGLVELIPYLKDLGITSLELLPVFDFDENENMNINPKTGVRLKNYWGYSTIAFFAPKALYAEDPGNAVNEFKFMVREFHKAGIEIILDVVFNHTAEGNENGHIFSFKGFDNSIYYHLEDNKIYYKNFSGCGNSLKTSEIPVIKFILDCLRYWVTEMHVDGFRFDLAPVLARDKTGSIDLNSFMIQAIADDSVLRSTKIIAEAWDAAGAYMVGKFPGRWAEWNDLFRNSVREFWLQPNPDIRHLATRVTGSADLYSQKGRRPYQSINFVCCHDGFTLCDLLSYSEKHNEENGENNRDGSNENLSYNHGIEGAASIEIERMRMRSAKNILTTLILSAGTPMINMGDEVFRTQNGNNNAYCQDNEMSWFDWELLNENKDLLEFTKKLINLRKTHFSFLRKHFFTGISKAEGTPSDITWFDHQAQKPNWNAPSNFLAFLIDGNKINLESDENDSDFYFMANSYNNDITVRLPPPSSGGKIWHRLIDTSYTSGKDFLDEEHTEQIMNQQIYVVLARTVVVLIAK